The bacterium genome includes a window with the following:
- a CDS encoding NADH-quinone oxidoreductase subunit C encodes MSVIDLLKKNFASSILDSNEKGGFPTVIIAKEKSHELLKFLRDNSEYPFNMLLDVCGVDYLGQSVRFEVVYHLYSFAKKMRIRVRVKVPENDLTVKSAIDIWEAADWFEREAYDMFGIKFDGHPNLKRLLMWEAFEGHPLRKDYPLEKRQAIPEPADLL; translated from the coding sequence ATGTCAGTCATTGATTTATTAAAAAAGAATTTTGCATCTTCTATTCTCGATTCAAACGAGAAGGGTGGATTTCCAACGGTGATTATTGCCAAAGAAAAAAGCCACGAGCTGCTTAAATTTTTGCGTGATAACAGTGAATACCCTTTTAATATGCTGCTCGATGTTTGTGGTGTTGATTACTTGGGTCAGTCAGTGCGTTTTGAAGTGGTTTATCACCTGTATTCTTTTGCTAAAAAAATGCGCATCCGTGTGCGTGTTAAAGTTCCCGAAAATGATCTTACTGTGAAATCGGCGATTGATATTTGGGAAGCAGCCGATTGGTTTGAACGCGAAGCGTATGACATGTTTGGAATTAAGTTTGATGGACATCCTAATTTAAAAAGGCTTCTCATGTGGGAAGCGTTTGAAGGACACCCGTTACGGAAAGATTATCCTTTAGAAAAACGCCAGGCTATTCCGGAGCCTGCTGATTTATTGTAG